One window from the genome of Vibrio vulnificus NBRC 15645 = ATCC 27562 encodes:
- the torE gene encoding trimethylamine N-oxide reductase system protein TorE encodes MSDVNKIESAEKRSLEWKSFLFITVVLFPILSVAFVGGYGFIVWMLQVFFFGPPGAHGM; translated from the coding sequence ATGAGTGATGTTAACAAAATTGAGAGTGCTGAAAAGCGCTCATTGGAGTGGAAATCTTTCCTCTTCATTACCGTCGTCCTCTTTCCAATCTTGAGTGTGGCGTTCGTTGGTGGATATGGCTTCATCGTTTGGATGTTGCAAGTTTTCTTCTTCGGACCTCCAGGTGCTCACGGCATGTAA
- a CDS encoding ABC transporter permease, whose translation MDSVIDLTWGALLAFSSLLIIPLIISHFYQLAIAKEAMLSVGRMALQLILVGFYLEYLFTLNDWRINVLWLLVMLSVGASSIVSKAHLPQTQLLLPTLFGLAGGMLPILSVLLVGIIKPTPWYHTQYMIPLAGMLLGNSLSGNIVALQNLFDCYRNRKNEYEAAIALGASPRYASLLFVRQAIQKSFAPILASMAATGLVTLPGMMTGQILGGASPMVAIKYQLIIMIAIFVTLTLSVVITLELALHRCLDRNGQVKTNTLDTK comes from the coding sequence ATGGATTCAGTTATTGACCTCACTTGGGGGGCTCTCTTGGCGTTTTCTAGCCTCCTTATTATCCCGCTAATCATTAGCCACTTTTATCAGTTGGCGATCGCAAAAGAAGCTATGCTGAGTGTTGGCCGTATGGCACTGCAACTGATTTTAGTGGGCTTCTATTTGGAATACCTGTTTACCCTGAATGACTGGCGCATCAATGTGCTTTGGTTATTGGTGATGCTCTCTGTTGGCGCTTCTTCCATTGTCAGCAAAGCCCACTTGCCACAAACTCAGCTGCTCTTGCCTACCTTATTCGGGCTCGCTGGAGGTATGTTGCCAATACTCTCAGTGTTGCTTGTTGGTATCATCAAGCCAACACCTTGGTATCACACACAATATATGATTCCTTTGGCTGGTATGCTGCTGGGCAACAGCTTAAGTGGCAATATTGTCGCTTTGCAAAATCTGTTTGATTGCTATCGTAATCGAAAGAATGAATACGAAGCTGCGATCGCCCTCGGTGCGTCGCCACGTTATGCGTCACTTCTGTTTGTTAGGCAAGCGATACAAAAGTCTTTTGCTCCTATTCTTGCCTCAATGGCGGCGACAGGGCTAGTGACATTACCTGGAATGATGACAGGACAAATCTTGGGGGGCGCAAGTCCAATGGTGGCGATTAAATATCAACTGATCATTATGATCGCGATTTTTGTCACCCTCACCCTTTCTGTTGTCATCACCTTAGAACTGGCGCTACATCGCTGTTTAGATAGAAACGGGCAAGTGAAAACAAACACACTGGACACAAAATAA